One part of the Arabidopsis thaliana chromosome 1 sequence genome encodes these proteins:
- the CYCA1;1 gene encoding Cyclin A1;1 (Cyclin A1;1 (CYCA1;1); CONTAINS InterPro DOMAIN/s: Cyclin, C-terminal (InterPro:IPR004367), Cyclin (InterPro:IPR006670), G2/mitotic-specific cyclin A (InterPro:IPR015453), Cyclin-like (InterPro:IPR011028), Cyclin-related (InterPro:IPR013763), Cyclin, N-terminal (InterPro:IPR006671), Cyclin, A/B/D/E (InterPro:IPR014400); BEST Arabidopsis thaliana protein match is: CYCLIN A1;2 (TAIR:AT1G77390.1); Has 4548 Blast hits to 4417 proteins in 376 species: Archae - 0; Bacteria - 4; Metazoa - 1999; Fungi - 561; Plants - 1168; Viruses - 34; Other Eukaryotes - 782 (source: NCBI BLink).) has protein sequence MSNILQNRRSSFSSSTKSSLAKRQAPSSSENSVKLMPAMTKKRAPLSNITNQKIASRLQNSDSVHCSNKSAKLKIAPSVCVNASFSSNLQQSIVPHKVASSPSKSDDGSVSMDETRSSSDSYKSPQVEYIENDDVSAVVSIERKALSNLFITPNSETIDNYCSRDVLSDMKKMDKNQIVNIDSNNGDPQLCATFACDIYKHLRASEAKKRPDVDYMERVQKDVNSSMRGILVDWLIEVSEEYRLVPETLYLTVNYIDRYLSGNVISRQKLQLLGVACMMIAAKYEEICAPQVEEFCYITDNTYLKDEVLDMESDVLNYLKFEMTAPTTKCFLRRFVRAAHGVHEAPLMQLECMANYIAELSLLEYTMLSHSPSLVAASAIFLAKYILDPTRRPWNSTLQHYTQYKAMELRGCVKDLQRLCSTAHGSTLPAVREKYSQHKYKFVAKKFCPSVIPQEFFNNS, from the exons atgtcgAACATTCTTCAGAATCGGCGATCTTCGTTTTCCTCTTCGACGAAATCTTCATTAGCGAAGCGTCAAGCACCATCTTCATCGGAGAATTCTGTTAAACTTATGCCGGCGATGACGAAGAAACGAGCACCGTTAAGTAACATTACCAATCAAAAAATCGCCTCACGATTACAAAATTCTGATTCG GTACATTGTTCAAACAAGTCAGCGAAATTGAAGATAGCACCAAGTGTTTGCGTTAATGCCAGTTTCTCTAGCAATCTGCAACAAAGCATAGTTCCTCACAAAGTTGCTTCTTCACCTAGCAAATCTGATGATGGCTCAGTATCAATGGACGAGACTAGGTCTTCAAGTGATTCCTACAAGAGTCCTCAAGTTGAGTATATcgaaaacgacgacgtttcgGCTGTTGTTTCGATTGAGAGGAAAGCTTTGAGTAATCTGTTCATAACGCCGAATTCAGAAACAATTG ATAATTATTGTAGTAGAGATGTGTTATCTgatatgaagaaaatggataaGAATCAGATTGTTAACATTGATAGTAACAATGGTGATCCTCAGCTTTGTGCTACGTTTGCTTGTGACATTTATAAGCATCTTCGTGCTTCTGAG GCTAAGAAGCGACCTGATGTTGATTACATGGAGAGAGTTCAGAAAGATGTGAATTCGAGTATGCGTGGAATCTTAGTTGATTGGCTTATTGAG GTGTCTGAAGAGTATAGGCTTGTACCGGAGACGTTGTATTTGACTGTGAACTATATAGATAGGTATTTATCTGGGAATGTGATTAGTAGACAGAAACTTCAGTTGCTTGGTGTGGCTTGTATGATGATAGCAGCGAAATATGAAGAGATATGTGCTCCACAAGTTGAGGAGTTTTGTTACATTACTGATAATACATATCTCAAAGATGAAGTTCTTGATATGGAATCTGATGTTCTGAATTACTTGAAGTTTGAAATGACTGCACCAACTACGAAATGTTTTCTAAG ACGCTTTGTTCGAGCTGCTCATGGTGTTCATGAAGCTCCATTGATGCAGCTAGAATGTATGGCTAACTACATTGCGGAATTATCGCTACTAGAGTACACTATGCTCTCTCATTCTCCTTCACTAGTAGCTGCTTCCGCCATTTTCTTGGCTAAGTACATTCTAGACCCAACAAGACGACCATGG AACTCGACGTTGCAACACTATACGCAATATAAAGCGATGGAGTTGAGAGGATGTGTGAAGGATCTTCAACGATTGTGTAGTACTGCTCACGGCTCTACACTACCTGCTGTTAGAGAGAAGTATAGTCAACACAAA tacAAGTTTGTGGCGAAGAAGTTTTGTCCATCCGTAATCCCACAAGAGTTCTTCAACAACAGCTAA
- a CDS encoding CELLULOSE SYNTHASE INTERACTIVE 2, producing MSMPPSSTNDQETPSVSSPRLRDDNKTMTSEMDDPEKAAVTITRLIEQLHAKKSSAQEKELSTARLLGLAKGKKECRKIISQNVNAMPAFISLLRSGTLLAKLNSASVLTVLCKDKNVRSKILIGGCIPPLLSLLKSDSVDAKRVVAEAIYEVSLCGMDGDNVGTKIFVTEGVVPSLWDQLKTGKKQDKTVEGHLVGALRNLCGDKDGFWALTLEDGGVDIILKLLQSSNPVSQSNAASLLARLIRIFTSSISKVEESGAVQVLVQLLGEENSVFVRASVVNALEAITSKSEEAITVARDLDGIHLLISAVVASSKESVEEETERVLQSYGTQALANLCGGMSGLIVYLGGLSLSPRLTEPIADILGALAYALRKFQLSCGDTREAFDPTLTEGILVKLLKPRDTQLIHERILEAMESLFGNVDLSKLLNNVDAKRVLVCLTILATDGPRERMITCLSNLCKHGDVWDAIGKREGIQILIPYLGLSSEQHQELSVEFLAILTDNVEESRWAVTSAGGIPPLLQILETGVSQKAKDDAVRVILNLCCHSEEIRLCVEKAGAIPALLGLLKNGGPKSQESSANTLLKLIKTADPSVIEQVQALFLGDAPKSKTHLIRVLGHVLASASLEEFVTKGSAANNGLRSLVQRLASSNEKMKENAASVLADLFSSRKDLCGGLGFDEDDNPCTKLLSGNTHAVATQLAHALGSLSNPTKKKTATKKLSGPEVEVIKPLIKSAKTNPIESTENPMSTLANLLSDPNVAAEALNDDVVSALTRVLREGTLQGKRNASHALHQLLKHFQVSDVFKGNEQCRFAVSELIDLLNATDLNNSAFIDVLEVLSLLAKAKYGANLSHNPFSAFGEVPSNLDSLVRGLAEGHPLVQDKAIEILSRFCKTQFILLGRLLVTQSKSISSLANRTINSSSPEIKVGGAILLVCAAKNDITLWAEAVEQSGYLKTLVNTLLDMSKQNSKSASYGIEIQRPRSFITSNLCLRMDDSEMVDPVTILGSTASMWLLSIICSSHPSNRLVVMEGNGLEIIAENLQRNKSNTQENSSDSEEKWIAMSFLAVMSQEPKVVSSPATENILQTLAPFMQSEQMIDGYFTAQVLAALVRHKNDKTISEIMNSDIVETTINLVGCEESDTRSLCALAEELSLVQNPYEATLEVLFENERVRSGSFTKKCIPLLVNLLKPYADKVGGIPVAIRLLRRIADNDDLSKLLIAEAGALDALAKYLSLSPQDSTEITVSELLESLFRSPEITRHKTAISSMKQLIGILHLASRSTRYNAARVLCELFSSEHIRDSELAWKALSPLIEMLNTTLESERVAALTALVKLTMGINPRPDILTSLEGNPLDNIYKILSLDSSSLESKTSAARICRFLFTNEGLRTSTSAACCIVSLISLIRTGKSTAIEAGMFALDRLLDIKRFVEVAEEHDCVNLFYGYVASENYLISEAAISCLTKMAKDNTPRKMDLIKMGIIEKCISQLSKSPPSSLCSVIADLFRVLTNVGVIARSQDAIKMVQPLLLILLRQDLDFQGQLGGLQAIANILEKPMVLESLKIASSTIIMPLIPLLESESIAVKNATTILLTSLLEMQRFQEEITTKNLIAPLVKLVGIRVRNLQEIALMGLERSSVTWPKEVADTGGIQELSKVIIDEDPQLPVYLWESAAFILCNILRINPEHYYFTVTIPVLSKMLFSTAESTVILAIDALIIRENQDSSSVQEMAESSALDALLDLLRSHHCEELSARLLELILRNPKVRETKICQFVLTPLSEYILDPDTISESAKILIAMALGDISQHEGLAKATDSPVACRALISLLEDEPSEEMQMVVMRALENFAMHSRTSRKAMAEAGGVYWVQEMLRSSNPQVSTQAALIIKSLFSNHTLQEYVSGEIIKSLTNAMEREFWTTTAINVEIVRTLNTILTTFPKLRSSEAATACIPHLIGALKSGEQEARDSAMDTIYTLRQSWTTMPTETARSQAVLAADAIPVLQLMMKSKLKSPAPSSFHERD from the exons ATGTCAATGCCTCCCTCCTCAACGAATGACCAAGAGACTCCTTCCGTGTCTTCTCCTCGGCTGAG GGACGATAATAAAACAATGACGTCTGAGATGGATGATCCAGAGAAAGCAGCGGTTACAATCACACGTCTCATCGAACAGCTTCATGCCAAGAAATCATCGGCGCAAGAGAAAGAGCTTAGCACCGCTCGGCTTCTTGGTTTAGCCAAGGGTAAAAAGGAATGTAGAAAGATCATTAGCCAGAATGTGAACGCCATGCCTGCCTTTATATCACTTCTTAGGAGTGGAACCCTCTTGGCAAAACTCAATTCCGCTTCAGTCCTAACCGTTCTATGCAAAGACAAAAACGTTCGTTCTAAGATACTGATAGGCGGATGTATCCCACCGCTGCTATCACTTTTGAAGTCTGACTCTGTGGATGCAAAAAGAGTTGTAGCCGAGGCCATATATGAAGTTTCCTTGTGTGGAATGGATGGTGATAATGTAGGTACTAAAATATTTGTCACGGAAGGCGTGGTACCGAGTTTGTGGGATCAATTAAAGACGGGGAAAAAACAGGACAAGACAGTGGAAGGACATTTGGTTGGAGCTTTGAGAAATCTTTGCGGTGATAAAGACGGGTTTTGGGCATTAACACTTGAAGATGGCGGAGTAGATATCATCTTAAAGCTTCTCCAGTCTAGTAACCCGGTATCTCAATCAAACGCAGCTTCTCTCTTAGCTCGTCTTATCAGGATTTTTACCAGCAGTATCTCAAAAGTTGAAGAGTCAGGTGCTGTGCAAGTTCTGGTTCAGCTTCTAGGTGAAGAAAATAGTGTTTTCGTACGTGCCAGTGTAGTCAACGCTCTAGAAGCCATCACATCAAAGTCAGAAGAAGCTATAACTGTGGCAAGAGATTTAGATGGGATCCACCTTCTTATTAGCGCAGTGGTTGCATCTTCTAAAGAGTCAGTGGAGGAGGAAACTGAACGCGTCTTACAAAGTTATGGGACACAAGCTTTAGCAAACTTATGCGGAGGAATGTCTGGTTTGATAGTGTATCTTGGAGGGCTATCTTTGTCTCCACGCCTCACTGAGCCCATCGCTGATATTCTTGGAGCTCTTGCTTATGCTCTGAGAAAATTTCAGCTAAGTTGCGGTGATACTAGAGAAGCTTTTGATCCAACACTAACAGAAGGAATACTAGTGAAACTACTAAAGCCCCGGGATACTCAATTGATCCACGAACGTATCTTGGAGGCTATGGAAAGTCTATTCGGAAATGTTGATCTATCAAAACTACTCAACAATGTTGACGCTAAGAGGGTTTTAGTCTGTCTAACAATATTGGCCACGGACGGTCCACGTGAGCGGATGATTACTTGTTTGTCAAATTTATGCAAGCATGGTGATGTTTGGGATGCTATTGGGAAGAGAGAAGGGATACAAATCCTCATACCGTACCTTGGTTTGTCTAGCGAACAACATCAAGAACTGTCTGTTGAGTTCTTAGCGATCTTGACCGATAATGTCGAAGAAAGTAGATGGGCTGTTACTTCTGCAGGTGGGATTCCTCCATTATTGCAGATATTAGAGACTGGTGTATCTCAGAAAGCAAAGGACGATGCGGTCCGTGTAATTTTGAACCTATGTTGTCACAGCGAAGAAATCCGCCTCTGCGTTGAGAAAGCAGGAGCTATTCCTGCACTTTTGGGTCTTTTAAAGAACGGTGGACCAAAATCACAAGAGAGCTCAGCAAATACGCTTTTGAAACTGATTAAAACAGCTGATCCAAGTGTTATCGAGCAAGTACAGGCTTTGTTTCTTGGAGATGCTCCTAAATCAAAGACTCATTTGATTAGAGTTCTAGGCCATGTTCTTGCATCGGCTTCTTTGGAAGAATTTGTCACCAAGGGTTCCGCAGCGAATAATGGATTGAGGTCGCTTGTCCAGAGACTTGCCTCATCAAAcgagaagatgaaagagaacGCAGCTTCTGTCTTGGCTGATCTATTCAGTTCAAGAAAAGACCTTTGTGGTGGTCTTGGATTTGATGAGGATGACAATCCGTGCACAAAGCTTTTAAGCGGAAACACTCACGCTGTTGCAACGCAGTTAGCGCATGCCTTGGGCTCTCTATCTAatccaacaaagaaaaaaactgcAACAAAGAAATTATCCGGTCCAGAAGTCGAAGTGATCAAACCATTGATAAAGTCAGCAAAAACAAACCCCATCGAGTCAACAGAGAATCCCATGTCCACTCTTGCGAACCTTCTTTCAGACCCAAATGTTGCAGCTGAAGCATTAAACGATGACGTTGTTTCTGCTTTGACCAGAGTACTGAGAGAGGGAACACTGCAAGGTAAAAGAAATGCTTCACATGCTCTTCATCAATTACTCAAGCATTTTCAAGTCAGTGATGTATTTAAAGGAAATGAGCAGTGTCGATTTGCTGTTTCTGAACTCATTGATCTCTTAAACGCAACTGACCTGAACAACAGCGCTTTCATCGACGTCTTAGAAGTACTCTCTTTACTAGCCAAAGCTAAATATGGTGCTAACTTGTCACATAACCCTTTTTCTGCATTCGGTGAAGTTCCTTCAAATTTAGACTCTCTTGTCCGCGGTTTAGCTGAAGGTCATCCTTTGGTGCAAGATAAAGCAATAGAGATTTTGTCTCGTTTCTGCAAGACACAATTTATCTTGTTAGGTCGACTTTTGGTGacacaatcaaaatcaatttcttcattGGCTAACAGAACAATCAACTCATCAAGTCCTGAAATCAAAGTTGGAGGAGCGATCTTGCTTGTGTGCGCAGCAAAGAACGACATTACATTATGGGCGGAAGCGGTTGAACAATCAGGGTATTTGAAAACCTTAGTAAACACTCTTCTTGATATGTCAAAGCAGAACTCTAAATCTGCTTCATATGGAATTGAAATTCAAAGACCAAGATCTTTTATTACAAGCAATTTGTGCTTAAGGATGGATGACTCTGAAATGGTTGATCCAGTTACTATCTTGGGAAGCACCGCCTCTATGTGGTTACTCTCCATTATTTGCTCTTCTCATCCTTCGAACAGACTTGTTGTCATGGAAGGCAATGGACTTGAAATTATTGCAgaaaatcttcaaagaaaCAAGTCTAACACACAG gAGAATTCCTCTGATTCCGAGGAAAAATGGATCGCTATGTCATTTTTAGCTGTTATGTCTCAGGAACCAAAGGTTGTCTCATCTCCAGCAACagaaaatattttgcaaaCGCTAGCACCTTTCATGCAATCTGAGCAGATGATTGATGGATATTTTACTGCACAAGTGTTAGCAGCGTTAGTTCGTCATAAGAATGATAAAACAATTTCAGAAATCATGAATTCAGATATCGTAGAAACTACGATAAACTTGGTAGGGTGTGAAGAATCAGACACAAGGAGTCTTTGTGCCTTAGCAGAAGAGCTATCTCTGGTACAAAATCCTTATGAGGCCACATTAGAGGTACtctttgaaaatgaaagagtaAGAAGCGGttcatttaccaaaaaatgTATTCCCTTGCTCGTGAATCTCTTGAAGCCATATGCAGATAAAGTTGGAGGCATTCCAGTGGCTATTCGACTTCTTCGTCGTATTGCAGACAATGACGATTTAAGTAAATTACTTATCGCTGAAGCTGGAGCTCTAGATGCTTTAGCAAAGTACCTTTCTTTGAGCCCTCAAGATTCAACAGAGATTACCGTTTCTGAACTGTTAGAATCACTCTTTCGCAGCCCGGAAATCACACGACATAAAACAGCTATAAGTTCCATGAAGCAGCTCATAGgaattcttcatcttgctTCTAGAAGTACTCGCTACAATGCTGCAAGGGTCCTCTGTGAACTGTTTAGCTCTGAGCACATCAGAGATTCTGAATTAGCATGGAAAGCACTTTCTCCTCTTATTGAAATGTTGAATACAACGTTAGAGAGTGAGAGAGTAGCTGCTCTAACAGCTTTAGTGAAGCTAACTATGGGAATAAATCCAAGGCCAGATATTCTTACTAGTCTTGAAGGAAACCCATTGGACAACatctacaaaattttgtctttagATAGTTCTTCGCTTGAATCAAAGACAAGTGCTGCAAGGATATGCCGCTTTCTATTTACCAATGAAGGTTTGAGAACAAGCACATCTGCCGCATGTTGCATTGTATCCCTTATATCACTTATCCGAACAGGAAAAAGTACAGCTATAGAAGCCGGAATGTTTGCACTAGACAGACTCTTGGATATCAAAAGATTTGTAGAGGTTGCAGAAGAACATGATTGTGTGAACCTGTTCTACGGATATGTGGCTTCCGAAAACTATCTGATCAGTGAGGCTGCAATTTCTTGTCTTACGAAAATGGCTAAAGACAATACTCCCCGGAAAATGGATCTGATTAAAATGGGGATAATCGAGAAATGTATTAGCCAACTCTCCAAATCGCCGCCAAGTTCTTTGTGTTCTGTAATCGCAGATCTTTTCAGAGTTTTGACGAACGTTGGTGTTATAGCTCGAAGCCAAGACGCTATAAAAATGGTACAACCGCTCCTTTTGATTTTGCTTAGACAAGACTTGGATTTTCAAGGTCAACTCGGTGGTTTACAAGCTATAGCAAACATCTTGGAGAAGCCAATGGTTCttgaatcattgaaaattGCATCTTCCACAATCATTATGCCTTTGATACCACTGCTTGAGTCCGAGTCAATAGCGGTCAAAAATGCAACCACAATACTACTGACCTCTCTACTCGAAATGCAACGTTTCCAAGAAGAGATAACAACCAAAAATCTCATTGCTCCTCTAGTGAAACTGGTAGGGATCAGAGTAAGAAACTTACAAGAGATAGCATTGATGGGTTTAGAGAGATCTTCAGTTACATGGCCAAAAGAGGTAGCAGATACCGGAGGAATTCAAGAGCTCTCCAAGGTTATCATCGACGAAGATCCTCAGCTTCCTGTATATCTATGGGAATCAGCAGCTTTCATTCTCTGCAACATTCTCAGAATCAACCCAGAACACTATTACTTTACGGTGACTATACCAGTTCTGTCAAAAATGTTGTTCTCCACAGCTGAAAGCACAGTGATCTTAGCCATCGACGCATTGATCATCCGTGAGAATCAAGACTCGTCAAGCGTTCAAGAAATGGCAGAATCCAGTGCACTCGACGCATTACTAGATCTACTAAGATCACACCACTGCGAAGAACTCTCAGCAAGATTACTCGAATTAATACTACGCAATCCAAAGGTTAGAGAGACAAAGATATGTCAGTTTGTACTTACCCCTCTATCAGAGTACATACTAGACCCAGACACAATATCAGAATCCGCAAAAATTCTCATAGCAATGGCTCTAGGTGACATCTCTCAACACGAAGGACTCGCTAAAGCCACGGACTCGCCCGTGGCATGTCGTGCGTTAATCAGCTTGCTTGAAGATGAACCGAGCGAGGAAATGCAAATGGTTGTGATGCGTGCTTTGGAAAACTTTGCAATGCATAGTAGAACAAGTCGTAAAGCTATGGCTGAAGCTGGTGGAGTATATTGGGTTCAGGAAATGCTTAGATCTAGTAATCCACAAGTTTCTACACAAGCAGCtctaattatcaaatctctcttctctaatCATACACTTCAAGAATACGTCTCTGGTgaaatcatcaaatctctAACAA ATGCGATGGAGAGAGAGTTTTGGACAACGACGGCGATAAACGTAGAAATAGTGAGAACGCTAAACACGATTCTCACAACGTTTCCAAAACTCCGTTCGTCGGAAGCAGCTACCGCTTGTATCCCTCACTTAATCGGAGCTTTGAAATCCGGCGAGCAAGAAGCGAGAGATTCGGCGATGGACACGATCTACACGTTGCGACAATCGTGGACAACAATGCCGACGGAGACGGCTAGATCTCAAGCTGTTTTAGCGGCGGATGCGATTCCGGTTCTGCAATTGatgatgaaatcaaaattgaaatctcCAGCTCCATCGAGCTTCCATGAGAGAG ATTAA